CTACCGTCGCCATATCCCGCTCCCCCAAACAAATGTATCCAACAACTGGCTAGATCATGCCCACCAGCCGATGACCGGCCATGGCGACACCCCCGGCGTCTCCACCACGCGCCCCAACCCCGCATGGGCATGGATGAAGCCGTCGCCCGTCGCGATCATCAGATGCAGTTGCAACGGCCCCGGCCGCACCAGCGCCAGGTCGCCCGGCCGCCCCACGTCCACCGGCCGCAACCCCGCCGCCCGCAGCCAGTCCTCCGCTCGCCCGACATCGCCACTGCGCAGCCCATAGGCGCAGGGCGCGTCCCGCCCCATCGCCAGCGCCGCCAGCCCCACGCAATCCA
This window of the Sphingobium sp. CR2-8 genome carries:
- a CDS encoding peptidoglycan endopeptidase codes for the protein MSVITRARALIGVPFRLHGRSAMGLDCVGLAALAMGRDAPCAYGLRSGDVGRAEDWLRAAGLRPVDVGRPGDLALVRPGPLQLHLMIATGDGFIHAHAGLGRVVETPGVSPWPVIGWWA